A single Bicyclus anynana chromosome 19, ilBicAnyn1.1, whole genome shotgun sequence DNA region contains:
- the LOC112049234 gene encoding collagenase-like: MKVLVFILGLVAATASEAEFPLIFRDYHEEIGIPTARRIKLFEESLDFDGSRIVGGHPARLGAHPHLGGVLITLTNGRNSMCGSSLVTNTRAVTAAHCWRHGTHQARMFTAIFGTTHFFSGGHRTDTSMVVTHPKYDSNNVFNDVAVMYLNYVPFTEYIRGIPLATGSNKYVGVWAMAAGFGATGDSPIAEPPAKHEAYLRVISNAECAKTYGSFIVPATLCVGTSYGQNTCAGDSGGPLAVGIGADRKLIGITSFGHAADCESGQPTGFARVTSFASWIRSHL; encoded by the exons ATGAAAGTCCTGGTCTTCATTCTTGGGCTTGTGGCAGCGACTGCCTCGGAAGCAGAGTTCCCTCTGATCTTCCGGGACTACCACGAGGAAATCGGCATTCCGACGGCCAGGCGCATCAAGTTGTTTGAAGAGTCGCTTGACTTTGATGGCTCCAGGATTGTTGGAGGGCATCCTGCGCGCCTCGGCGCTCATCCACACCTT GGTGGTGTTTTAATTACCCTGACCAACGGCAGAAACTCAATGTGCGGGTCTTCCCTCGTCACCAACACCAGGGCGGTGACCGCCGCGCACTGCTGGCGCCACGGCACGCACCAGGCGAGGATGTTCACCGCCATCTTCGGCACCACCCACTTCTTCAGCGGGGGCCATCGCACCGACACCAGCATGGTCGTTACCCACCCGAAGTACGACAGTAATAACGTTTTCAACGATGTCGCTGTCATGTATTTAAACTACGTTCCTTTCACCG AATACATCAGAGGGATTCCGCTGGCCACAGGATCTAATAAGTATGTTGGTGTATGGGCTATGGCCGCTGGATTTGGCGCCACTGGAGACA GCCCTATCGCCGAACCTCCAGCCAAGCATGAGGCGTATCTCCGAGTCATCTCTAACGCAGAGTGCGCTAAAACCTACGGCTCGTTCATAGTTCCTGCTACTCTCTGCGTGGGCACATCCTACGGACAGAACACCTGCGCCGGAGACTCCGGCGGCCCCCTGGCTGTTGGCATCGGAGCTGATCGTAAGCTG ATTGGCATCACATCGTTCGGTCACGCCGCGGACTGCGAGAGCGGGCAACCGACAGGCTTCGCCCGAGTCACGTCTTTCGCGTCTTGGATCCGCTCTCATCtgtaa